From Micromonospora echinospora:
CGCGCCGCGCTCCGCACGGCACACACGCCGCCGCGCCGCCTCGATGACCCGGCTGGACCTGAAGTACTCGCCGTACCTGTACGTCCTGCCGTTCTTCGTGATCTTCGCCGTGTTCGGCGTGTACCCGATCGCGTACACGGTCTGGATCGCGTTGACCGACCGGTCGCCGCTGAACCCGACGATCTCCTTCGTCGGGATGGACAACTTCGTCGAACTGATCACCGAGGACCCGCAGTTCTGGAACGCGGTGGTCAACACGTTCGGCATGTTCGCGCTCTCCACAGTGCCCCAGTTGCTGCTGGCGCTGATGCTCGCCAACGCGCTGAACCGGAAGCTGCGCGCGCAGACGTTCTTCCGGATGGCCATCGCGATGCCGATCATCACCTCGACCGCTGTGGTCGCGCTGATCTTTTCGATGCTCTACGCCAAGGACTTCGGCCTCGTCAACTGGCTGCTCGACAGCATCGGCCTGGACCCGATCGACTGGCGGGCGAACCGCTTCGCCTCATGGTTCGCCATCTCCACAATGGTCGACTGGCGGTGGGTCGGCTACAACGCGCTGATCTACCTCGCCGCCATGCAGTCGATCAGCAAGGACATGTACGAGGCCGCGGCGCTGGACGGCGCCTCCCGGCGGCGCCAGTTCTGGTCCATCACGGTCCCGCAGCTGCGCCCCACGATCATCTTCACGCTGATCATCTCCACCATCGGCGGCCTTCAGCTGTTCACCGAGCCGCTGCTGTTCACCAGCGGCTCGGGCGGTCTCTCCGGTGGTTCGGAGGGGCAGTTCCAGACCATCACGATGTACCTGCTCGACGTGATGAACCAGCGCTTCCGGTGGGGGTACGCCGGA
This genomic window contains:
- a CDS encoding carbohydrate ABC transporter permease encodes the protein MSLDLHAAAPPEPGAPRSARHTRRRAASMTRLDLKYSPYLYVLPFFVIFAVFGVYPIAYTVWIALTDRSPLNPTISFVGMDNFVELITEDPQFWNAVVNTFGMFALSTVPQLLLALMLANALNRKLRAQTFFRMAIAMPIITSTAVVALIFSMLYAKDFGLVNWLLDSIGLDPIDWRANRFASWFAISTMVDWRWVGYNALIYLAAMQSISKDMYEAAALDGASRRRQFWSITVPQLRPTIIFTLIISTIGGLQLFTEPLLFTSGSGGLSGGSEGQFQTITMYLLDVMNQRFRWGYAGAVALVLFVLIALMSAINYLLARRISSDK